One Nitrospirota bacterium DNA window includes the following coding sequences:
- a CDS encoding nitrous oxide reductase accessory protein NosL produces the protein MKRASIVTVVFLLAAAAAVAFAQEDIKKAQACKYCGMDREKFSHSRMLIDYDDGVSVGTCSIHCAAVDLSLTIDKTPKMTGVGDFATKRLVDAEKAYWVLGGSKPGVMTKRAKWAFGQKGDAEAFMKENGGKLVTYDEAMKAAYEDMYQDTKMIRDKRKMMKMKSTERHAQ, from the coding sequence TCGCCGCAGCAGCGGCAGTCGCCTTCGCGCAGGAGGACATCAAGAAGGCGCAGGCGTGCAAGTATTGCGGCATGGACCGGGAGAAGTTCAGCCACAGCAGGATGCTGATCGATTACGACGACGGTGTTTCAGTAGGGACCTGCAGCATTCACTGCGCTGCCGTCGATCTCTCCCTCACTATCGACAAGACGCCGAAGATGACGGGCGTCGGCGACTTCGCCACGAAGAGGCTCGTCGATGCTGAAAAGGCGTACTGGGTGCTCGGGGGCAGCAAGCCGGGCGTGATGACGAAGCGGGCGAAGTGGGCGTTCGGGCAGAAGGGCGATGCCGAGGCCTTCATGAAGGAAAACGGCGGGAAGCTGGTCACCTATGACGAAGCGATGAAGGCAGCCTACGAGGACATGTACCAGGATACGAAGATGATCCGGGACAAGAGGAAGATGATGAAGATGAAGAGCACGGAGCGGCACGCGCAGTAG
- a CDS encoding Lrp/AsnC ligand binding domain-containing protein — translation MARVYLLVNVLPGKDVSIRDSLRGIKGVVNADLVTGPYDIIAVLEAPDSSEIFNNIIKKIRRLKGINRTETFVAIE, via the coding sequence ATGGCACGTGTCTACCTGCTGGTCAATGTCTTGCCGGGGAAGGATGTTTCGATCAGGGATTCGCTCAGGGGAATAAAGGGAGTGGTGAACGCGGACCTGGTGACCGGCCCTTATGATATCATCGCGGTGCTCGAGGCGCCGGACTCCTCTGAGATCTTCAATAATATCATTAAGAAGATCAGAAGGCTGAAGGGCATAAACCGCACCGAGACCTTTGTAGCGATCGAGTAG
- a CDS encoding nitrous oxide reductase accessory protein NosL — protein MKRPETVIGAALVAVLFTLSPFAAGSAEGPLKPSPKDKCPVCGMFVAKYVDWIAGVTFKDGSSAIFDGAKDMFKYLFAIKKYAPARNRQDIEKIYVTDYYTLKMVDGTRAHYVIGSDVFGPMGRELIPFAREADAREFLNDHNGKRILTFKEVTQGIVASLD, from the coding sequence ATGAAGAGGCCGGAAACGGTAATAGGCGCAGCCCTCGTGGCAGTACTCTTCACGCTATCGCCCTTTGCTGCCGGTTCCGCCGAAGGCCCTCTCAAGCCCTCTCCGAAGGACAAGTGCCCTGTCTGCGGCATGTTTGTCGCCAAATATGTCGACTGGATCGCCGGCGTCACGTTCAAGGACGGCTCCTCCGCGATATTCGACGGGGCAAAGGATATGTTCAAGTATCTCTTCGCTATAAAGAAATACGCTCCGGCACGGAACCGGCAGGATATCGAAAAGATATACGTCACTGACTACTACACCCTGAAGATGGTCGACGGAACCAGGGCTCATTATGTGATCGGCAGCGATGTCTTCGGCCCCATGGGCAGAGAGTTGATTCCCTTTGCCAGGGAAGCGGATGCCCGCGAGTTCCTGAATGACCATAACGGCAAAAGGATACTCACCTTCAAGGAGGTCACGCAGGGTATCGTCGCCTCGCTCGACTGA
- a CDS encoding YraN family protein, translating into MIQSFGQRGEELAVAYLKGRGYAILHRNYRTPLGEADIIARHEGALVFIEVKARSTVAFGQPFEAVDLRKQEKLKKIALYYVKHKKVDAPVRFDVISIIAGNGKEEIKHIREAF; encoded by the coding sequence ATGATACAATCCTTCGGGCAGAGGGGCGAGGAGCTCGCCGTCGCCTATCTGAAGGGCCGGGGGTATGCCATCCTCCACCGCAACTACCGGACCCCCCTCGGCGAAGCGGACATCATCGCCAGGCACGAGGGGGCGCTCGTCTTTATCGAGGTGAAGGCCCGGAGCACCGTCGCCTTCGGCCAGCCGTTCGAGGCGGTGGATCTCCGCAAGCAGGAAAAGCTCAAGAAGATCGCTCTTTATTATGTGAAGCATAAGAAGGTCGATGCGCCGGTCCGGTTCGATGTCATAAGCATCATAGCCGGGAATGGAAAGGAAGAGATAAAGCATATAAGGGAAGCCTTTTGA